One window of the Allorhizobium ampelinum S4 genome contains the following:
- the flgK gene encoding flagellar hook-associated protein FlgK, protein MSLSSTMNTATTSLGNSSTQSQVLSKNIANSQTEGYVKRDAATISTSTGGAQVVTTRSEDAVLQKQMLSGQSQAEGQDTLNTGLDQLKALLGGNDYESSPSTYINKLRDAMQSYAAQPSELSLAETAVSAAQDVATSINNTAEGISNVRAQADDAIKDDVSKLNDLLSQFETVNQSVVKATATGNDPNDALDQRDKLVSDISKIVGVSSVKRDNNDMALYTNDGTVLFDKQPRTVTFDSTGAYGASTEGNSVYIDGVPVKAGTGGNTTAEGSIAANLQIRDSIAPQMQQQLDETSRSLIKMFSETEPSTKDNDMPGLFTWEEGTTPEDGTLVSGISESFKVNSAYVTAEDGDPTLLRDGGANGSNYTWNTTEGVSYSELLDDFVTGFEDKMDFDSSAGLGDTSNVLDYASNSVGWLESYRSTADSANETKSALSQRATEAYQNKTGVNLDEELSKMLDIEQSYKASTKLMNAVDEMLKSLLEIA, encoded by the coding sequence ATGTCTCTTTCGTCAACGATGAATACGGCAACAACTTCTCTCGGCAATTCCAGCACCCAGTCGCAGGTTCTGTCGAAGAATATTGCCAACTCCCAGACGGAAGGTTACGTCAAGCGTGACGCTGCCACTATTTCGACCAGCACCGGAGGGGCGCAGGTCGTTACGACCCGCTCCGAAGATGCTGTCTTGCAAAAACAGATGCTTTCAGGCCAGTCCCAGGCGGAAGGGCAGGATACGCTCAATACCGGCCTGGACCAGTTGAAGGCACTTCTCGGCGGCAACGACTACGAGTCATCACCGTCGACCTATATCAACAAGCTTCGGGATGCGATGCAATCCTATGCCGCGCAGCCCAGCGAATTGTCCCTGGCGGAAACGGCGGTCAGCGCAGCCCAGGATGTCGCCACCTCGATTAACAATACTGCCGAGGGCATCAGTAACGTCCGGGCCCAGGCCGACGACGCCATCAAGGACGATGTCAGCAAGCTCAACGATCTTCTGTCGCAGTTTGAGACCGTCAATCAGTCTGTCGTCAAGGCGACAGCCACAGGGAACGATCCAAACGACGCCCTCGACCAGCGCGACAAACTCGTCTCGGATATTTCGAAGATTGTCGGTGTTTCGTCGGTCAAGCGCGATAACAACGACATGGCGCTCTACACCAATGATGGCACCGTGCTGTTCGATAAGCAGCCGAGAACGGTGACATTCGACTCCACCGGTGCTTATGGTGCTTCGACCGAGGGAAACTCGGTCTATATCGATGGCGTTCCCGTCAAGGCTGGTACGGGGGGGAACACCACGGCGGAAGGGTCGATCGCCGCCAATCTGCAGATCCGCGATTCGATTGCGCCGCAGATGCAGCAGCAGTTGGACGAGACCTCACGGTCGCTAATCAAGATGTTTTCGGAAACGGAGCCATCGACGAAAGACAATGACATGCCGGGCCTCTTCACATGGGAAGAGGGAACGACGCCGGAAGATGGAACGCTTGTTTCCGGTATTTCGGAATCATTCAAGGTCAACAGTGCTTACGTGACCGCGGAAGATGGCGATCCAACCCTTTTGCGCGACGGTGGCGCCAATGGCTCGAATTATACCTGGAATACAACGGAAGGTGTCAGCTATTCGGAACTGCTCGACGACTTTGTCACAGGTTTCGAAGATAAAATGGACTTCGATTCATCGGCAGGCCTCGGGGATACCTCCAATGTCCTTGACTATGCCTCGAACTCCGTCGGCTGGCTCGAAAGCTATCGTTCGACGGCGGATTCAGCCAATGAAACCAAATCCGCCCTGTCGCAGCGGGCCACGGAAGCCTATCAGAACAAGACCGGCGTCAATCTCGACGAAGAATTGTCGAAGATGCTCGATATCGAGCAATCCTACAAGGCTTCGACCAAGCTGATGAACGCTGTCGATGAGATGCTGAAATCCCTCTTGGAGATCGCATAA
- the fliQ gene encoding flagellar biosynthesis protein FliQ, producing MNEADALDIMRAAVWTVLIASGPAVLAAMIVGVVVALIQALTQIQEMTLTFVPKIVAIMVTIGISAPFVGSQISIFANLVFSRVQSGF from the coding sequence ATGAATGAAGCAGATGCCCTCGATATCATGCGCGCCGCTGTATGGACCGTGCTGATTGCCTCGGGGCCAGCCGTTCTGGCCGCGATGATCGTCGGCGTCGTGGTCGCCTTGATCCAGGCATTGACCCAGATCCAGGAAATGACCCTGACATTCGTCCCAAAAATCGTTGCGATCATGGTGACGATCGGTATTTCCGCTCCCTTTGTCGGGTCTCAAATTTCGATTTTTGCCAATCTGGTGTTTTCCCGGGTCCAATCCGGCTTTTAA
- the flbT gene encoding flagellar biosynthesis repressor FlbT, translating to MKSTLRISLKSGERIFINGAVLRVDRKVALEFLNDVTFLLENHVLQPEDANTPLRQLYFIAQMILINPEGKEQTLTMFRKSIVMLLSCFQDDEILAELKRIDAQVVSGRAFDALKAIRGLYPLEDRILNNQEMAPATIEQIRKEIAPWR from the coding sequence ATGAAGAGCACCTTGCGAATCTCGCTGAAATCCGGGGAACGAATCTTTATCAATGGTGCCGTTTTGCGCGTCGATCGGAAGGTTGCCCTGGAATTCTTGAACGATGTGACATTTCTGCTGGAAAACCACGTGCTCCAGCCGGAAGACGCCAATACCCCGCTACGCCAGCTCTATTTCATCGCCCAGATGATCCTCATCAATCCGGAAGGCAAGGAACAGACGCTGACCATGTTCCGCAAGTCGATCGTGATGTTGCTGTCCTGCTTCCAGGATGATGAGATCCTGGCCGAATTGAAGCGGATCGATGCTCAGGTCGTATCGGGGCGCGCCTTCGATGCATTGAAGGCCATTCGCGGTCTTTATCCGCTCGAGGATAGAATCCTGAACAACCAGGAAATGGCACCGGCAACGATCGAACAGATCCGCAAGGAGATTGCGCCATGGCGGTAG
- the flaF gene encoding flagellar biosynthesis regulator FlaF: MYQFSYNEIMEDGVADAKERERQVLDRSIDLLSQAKTAGKYGREGIEALYYTRRVWIRFIEDLKQPDNQLGTELRANLISIALWILKECDRIRKRESDNYQGIIDVTTIIRDGLK, encoded by the coding sequence ATGTACCAGTTTTCCTACAATGAGATTATGGAGGATGGGGTTGCCGACGCTAAGGAGCGTGAGCGCCAGGTTCTCGACAGATCGATAGACTTGCTGAGCCAGGCCAAGACTGCCGGAAAATACGGTCGTGAAGGCATTGAGGCTCTGTACTATACGCGCCGCGTCTGGATCCGCTTCATTGAGGATCTCAAGCAGCCGGACAACCAGCTTGGCACGGAACTTCGAGCCAATCTCATTTCAATTGCCCTTTGGATATTGAAGGAATGTGACCGCATCAGAAAGCGGGAATCCGACAATTACCAAGGCATAATCGATGTAACCACCATCATCAGGGATGGACTTAAATGA
- a CDS encoding flagellar hook-associated family protein, with protein MKTSSISSLTIQNAMRLTISDAQKQMSDAQTEVTTGKYADVGTELGAKTSSAVDLNRDSLRLQSLMDTNSIVSTRLDASQTALDTIASAATTMQSTLVGLGTSTDSTTLDSAQKTMKSAMDSFIDAANTSVNGEYLFSGINTDVKPITDYYYIDDDGNETDAKQNFDNLFSGYFGMSPDDDGVSGISADQMDDFMENVLEPSFDGADWTDNWSAATDETMTSRISKNEVIQSSSSANSDGFRYTGLVSVIGSEMLNGNYSTETRNAMISKAIEYSGLAVSGINDERTQLGLSQERVTNANDSLTSQKDIIENQISDLTGVDAYEASTRLNNLQSLVETSYTLTARLQKLSLVDYL; from the coding sequence ATGAAGACATCGAGCATATCCAGTCTTACCATCCAGAACGCCATGCGTCTCACGATCAGTGATGCGCAAAAGCAGATGTCGGATGCTCAGACAGAAGTGACGACCGGCAAATACGCAGATGTCGGAACAGAGCTTGGCGCCAAGACCTCTTCGGCCGTGGATCTCAATCGGGATTCTCTGCGCTTGCAGTCACTGATGGACACCAATTCCATCGTTTCGACCCGTCTTGATGCATCTCAGACGGCGTTGGATACGATTGCGTCGGCAGCAACGACAATGCAGTCAACGCTGGTTGGTCTTGGTACCAGCACTGACAGTACGACGCTGGACTCAGCGCAAAAGACCATGAAAAGCGCAATGGACAGTTTCATTGACGCGGCAAATACCTCTGTGAACGGTGAATATCTGTTTTCTGGCATCAATACCGACGTGAAGCCGATTACCGATTACTATTATATCGATGACGACGGCAATGAAACGGACGCCAAGCAGAATTTCGACAATCTGTTTTCCGGATATTTCGGCATGTCGCCTGACGATGATGGCGTCAGTGGCATCAGCGCTGACCAGATGGACGATTTCATGGAGAACGTCCTTGAGCCATCCTTTGACGGGGCGGACTGGACGGACAATTGGTCGGCGGCCACCGATGAGACAATGACGAGCCGGATCAGCAAAAACGAAGTTATTCAAAGCTCATCCAGCGCCAACTCCGATGGCTTCCGCTATACGGGCCTTGTTTCGGTGATCGGCAGCGAAATGCTGAATGGCAATTACTCGACCGAAACCCGCAATGCGATGATCTCCAAGGCGATCGAATATTCCGGTCTTGCCGTTTCCGGCATCAATGACGAGCGCACACAATTGGGCCTTTCTCAGGAACGGGTCACCAATGCAAACGATTCCTTAACGTCCCAGAAGGACATTATTGAAAACCAAATAAGCGATTTGACCGGTGTGGATGCCTATGAAGCATCGACCCGTTTGAACAACCTGCAATCCTTGGTCGAGACATCATACACCTTGACCGCACGCTTGCAGAAGCTCAGCCTTGTGGATTACCTTTGA
- the flhA gene encoding flagellar biosynthesis protein FlhA, protein MAQAPTTSLPTIANNRGREIGFAMGIVAILCILFLPIPPFLIDMGLAFSIALSVLILMVSLWIQRPLDFSSFPTILLISTMVRLSLNIATTRVILSHGHQGHDAAGSVIAGFANLVMSGDFVIGLIVFAILVTVNFIVITKGATRIAEVGARFTLDAIPGKQMAIDADLSAGIIEESEAQRRRKELEQESSFFGAMDGASKFVRGDAVAGLIITAINIVGGIIIGYFRHGMPISEAADVFVKLSVGDGLVSQIPALIVSLAAGLLVTRGGNAGSTDEAVINQLSGYPRALSVASGLMFLLAIIPGLPLLPFVILGGLMAFGSWYIPRQVEAVNLAKRQVEEKKVIQNKEAEKDSVKSVLKTSEIELALGKLVSTRLLGSHQELAFRVGKMRKKFASQYGFVVPEIKVTDDIAIPDKSYHIRVHGTTIASNLLRVGEVLVVTGNGRKPRIPGDEIREPAFGMPAVSIMEAFTEDLKREGFHPIDNVSVVLTHLSEVIRNNLPQLLSYKDVKILIDRLDPEYKKLADEICSSHMSYSGLQAVLKLLLAERVSIRNLHLILEAVAELAPHVRKTEQIVEHVRVRMAQQLCGDLTDNGVLRVLRLGSKWDLVFHQALKRDNKGEVVEFDIDPRSLEEFSEQASRVIREFMDRGLPFVLVTSPETRSYVRMIIERLFATLPVLSHVELAKGIEIKILGSIS, encoded by the coding sequence ATGGCGCAAGCACCGACGACCTCACTTCCGACAATTGCCAATAATCGCGGCCGAGAAATCGGCTTTGCCATGGGCATTGTCGCTATTCTCTGCATTCTCTTTCTGCCGATCCCACCCTTCCTGATCGATATGGGGCTGGCGTTTTCCATTGCCCTTTCCGTTCTGATCCTGATGGTATCGCTCTGGATACAACGGCCGCTGGATTTCTCCTCTTTCCCGACCATTCTGCTGATTTCGACCATGGTGCGCTTGTCGCTGAATATCGCGACGACACGGGTTATCCTGTCGCATGGTCATCAGGGTCACGATGCGGCCGGCAGTGTCATTGCCGGCTTTGCCAACCTGGTTATGTCCGGCGATTTCGTGATCGGTCTGATCGTGTTTGCGATCCTGGTCACCGTCAACTTCATCGTCATCACCAAGGGTGCCACCCGTATCGCGGAAGTGGGCGCCCGCTTCACGCTGGATGCCATTCCCGGCAAGCAGATGGCGATCGATGCCGATCTCTCGGCGGGGATTATCGAGGAAAGCGAAGCTCAACGCCGGCGCAAGGAACTGGAGCAGGAAAGCTCCTTTTTCGGCGCGATGGACGGTGCCTCGAAATTCGTGCGCGGCGATGCGGTCGCTGGTCTGATCATCACCGCCATCAATATCGTCGGTGGCATTATCATCGGTTACTTCCGCCATGGCATGCCGATCAGCGAAGCAGCCGATGTGTTCGTCAAGCTCTCGGTGGGCGATGGCCTGGTCTCGCAGATCCCCGCTCTGATCGTCTCGCTCGCCGCCGGCCTGCTCGTCACCCGTGGCGGCAATGCCGGGTCCACGGACGAAGCGGTCATCAACCAGCTGAGCGGCTATCCGCGTGCGTTGTCGGTCGCTTCTGGCCTGATGTTCCTTCTGGCGATCATTCCGGGCCTGCCCTTGCTGCCCTTCGTGATCCTGGGTGGTCTCATGGCGTTCGGCAGCTGGTACATTCCCCGCCAGGTGGAAGCCGTGAACCTTGCCAAGCGCCAGGTCGAGGAAAAGAAGGTTATTCAGAACAAGGAAGCCGAAAAGGATTCGGTCAAGAGCGTGCTGAAAACCTCCGAGATCGAGCTGGCGCTCGGCAAGCTGGTTTCGACCCGCCTGCTTGGCTCGCATCAGGAACTGGCTTTCCGCGTCGGCAAGATGCGCAAGAAATTCGCCAGCCAATATGGTTTTGTCGTGCCTGAAATCAAGGTGACGGACGATATCGCCATCCCGGACAAGTCCTATCATATTCGGGTCCATGGCACGACCATCGCCTCGAACCTGTTGCGGGTTGGCGAAGTGCTTGTTGTCACCGGCAATGGCCGCAAGCCGCGCATTCCCGGTGACGAAATTCGCGAACCCGCATTCGGCATGCCAGCCGTCTCGATCATGGAAGCCTTTACCGAAGACTTGAAGCGCGAAGGCTTTCATCCGATCGACAATGTCTCTGTCGTGCTAACCCATTTGAGCGAGGTGATCCGCAACAATCTGCCTCAGCTCTTGTCCTATAAGGACGTGAAAATCCTGATCGATCGGCTCGATCCTGAATATAAGAAGCTGGCAGACGAAATCTGCTCCTCGCATATGTCCTATTCAGGTTTGCAAGCCGTGTTGAAACTGTTGTTGGCCGAACGGGTGTCGATCCGTAACCTGCATCTGATCCTCGAGGCCGTGGCCGAACTGGCGCCGCATGTGCGCAAGACCGAGCAGATCGTTGAACATGTGCGTGTGCGCATGGCTCAGCAATTGTGCGGCGATCTGACCGACAATGGCGTGCTGCGGGTTCTGCGATTGGGCAGCAAATGGGATCTGGTCTTCCATCAGGCCCTGAAGCGCGACAACAAGGGTGAGGTTGTCGAATTCGATATCGACCCGCGTTCGCTGGAAGAGTTCAGCGAGCAGGCAAGCCGGGTTATCCGTGAATTCATGGACCGCGGCCTGCCTTTCGTGCTTGTCACGTCGCCGGAAACGCGGTCTTATGTGCGCATGATTATTGAACGCTTGTTTGCAACCCTGCCGGTGCTGTCACATGTCGAATTGGCCAAAGGCATCGAAATCAAGATCCTGGGATCGATTTCATGA
- the flgD gene encoding flagellar hook assembly protein FlgD — protein MAVDATTSATSTSSSSSSSSATYTNPFANASANSDAADASMDYNSFLQLLIAQLQNQDPTDPMSATEQVSQLATYSQVEQSIKTNTLLRSMLQAEALTRAGDIVGKTVTSSDGETTGVVSNVKVADDAVTLTTSSGGTVELQTGVNFSSGS, from the coding sequence ATGGCGGTAGACGCAACGACTTCAGCGACATCAACAAGTTCCTCGTCCTCTTCGAGTTCGGCGACTTATACCAATCCGTTCGCCAACGCATCGGCCAACTCGGATGCGGCAGACGCATCCATGGACTATAACAGCTTCCTTCAGCTTCTGATCGCGCAGTTGCAGAATCAGGACCCGACGGATCCGATGTCTGCCACGGAGCAAGTGTCTCAGCTTGCAACCTATTCGCAGGTCGAGCAATCCATTAAGACCAATACCTTGCTGCGCAGCATGTTGCAGGCGGAAGCCTTGACACGGGCTGGCGATATCGTCGGCAAGACGGTGACAAGCTCGGACGGCGAAACGACCGGTGTTGTCTCCAACGTCAAGGTCGCCGACGACGCCGTGACACTCACCACCAGCAGCGGTGGCACAGTAGAGTTGCAGACCGGCGTCAACTTCTCGAGCGGCTCCTGA